One genomic window of Arachis stenosperma cultivar V10309 chromosome 10, arast.V10309.gnm1.PFL2, whole genome shotgun sequence includes the following:
- the LOC130958210 gene encoding VAN3-binding protein isoform X1, giving the protein MLLVSSTNSKCSIHQLENIDENAASECTLSSSCPPPETPTESMEFLARSWSLSAMELSKALHYNTNIKPSTTSAENKDSLLNGCCPQILPKDSDETKDLFLLHQAINPEFLSSQNLLRNGLYKSLLRGRTMGRWLKDQKERKKQEIRTHNAQLHAAVSVAGVAAAVAAIAASMASSQEVPNAGQKNNPISSATIASAAALVASHCIEIAEDMGAEHEQILTVVNSAINAKTNGDMMTLTAGAATALRGAATLKARLQKGVGATTFPLVDEKCEEGREANILLALDSVFKGGELLKRTRKGDLHWKQVSFNMNSNLQVIAKMKSKHMAGTFTKKKKCIVTGVCSDVQAWPGREKEDLIEKRAYFGIKTAERIIEFECESKRDKQFWLDGIQYMLNCRAKAA; this is encoded by the exons ATGTTGTTAG TGAGCTCTACAAATTCCAAATGCTCAATTCATCAGCTAGAGAACATAGATGAGAATGCAGCTTCAGAATGCACACTATCATCATCATGTCCACCACCTGAGACTCCAACAGAGTCTATGGAGTTTCTTGCAAGATCATGGAGTCTCTCAGCAATGGAACTCTCCAAAGCACTTCACTATAACACTAACATCAAGCCTTCCACAACTTCTGCTGAGAACAAGGATTCT TTACTTAATGGATGTTGCCCTCAGATTTTGCCAAAAGATAGTGATGAAACTAAG GACTTATTTTTACTCCATCAAGCAATCAATCCAGAATTCCTTTCCAGTCAAAACTTGCTCAGAAATGGG CTTTACAAGAGTTTGCTGAGAGGAAGGACAATGGGAAGATGGCTGAAGGATCAAAAGGAGAGGAAAAAGCAGGAAATTAGGACTCATAATGCTCAGTTGCATGCTGCAGTATCTGTGGCAGGCGTAGCTGCTGCCGTTGCGGCCATTGCAGCTTCAATGGCATCATCACAAGAAGTGCCTAATGCCGGCCAAAAAAACAATCCCATCAGTTCTGCCACGATTGCATCCGCAGCAGCCTTGGTTGCCTCTCACTGCATTGAGATTGCTGAGGATATGGGAGCTGAACATGAACAAATCTTAACTGTAGTTAACTCTGCCATTAATGCAAAAACCAATGGAGATATGATGACTTTAACAGCCGGAGCGGCCACAG CGTTGCGAGGAGCTGCTACTCTAAAGGCAAGGCTGCAGAAGGGGGTTGGAGCGACGACGTTCCCTCTAGTCGATGAAAAATGCGAGGAAGGAAGAGAAGCAAACATCTTGCTGGCACTGGATTCTGTTTTCAAAGGAGGGGAGCTTCTAAAGCGTACAAGAAAAG GAGATCTTCACTGGAAGCAAGTATCTTTCAATATGAATTCAAATTTACAG GTTATAGCGAAAATGAAAAGCAAGCACATGGCAGGAACATTCACCAAAAAGAAGAAGT GTATAGTCACCGGAGTCTGCAGTGATGTCCAAGCTTGGCCgggaagagagaaggaagacTTAATAGAAAAGAGGGCATATTTCGGAATTAAAACTGCAGAAAGGATAatagagtttgaatgtgagAGTAAAAGAGACAAACAGTTCTGGCTTGATGGGATCCAGTATATGTTGAATTGCCGCGCCAAAGCGGCATAA
- the LOC130958211 gene encoding putative lactoylglutathione lyase isoform X2 produces the protein MAMAMAMASSSMLSTTCSFSFPSITMCISSYNPNPSRRLALFHLLSGPLAIPQSQSLLFGVKGSELFRVAEANAAENLIQPEQNLFEWVKNDNRRFLHVVYRVGNLDKTIKFYTECLGMKLLRKRDIPEERYTNAFLGYGPEDSNFTDYGVDKYDIGNGFGHLGVVVEDAAKAVDLIKAKGGKVIKEPGPVKGGSTVTSFIQDPDGYEFELLERGLTSEPLCQVSLRVGDLDRAIVFYQKALGMQLLHRKDNPEHKNTVATMGYGPEDKNTVLELTYNYGITNYDKGNGYGQIAIGTNDVYKSAEAIKLCGGKIIREPGPLPGINTKIAVCLDPDGWKLVFVDNADFLKELE, from the exons ATGGCAATGGCAATGGCCATGGCCTCATCCTCAATGTTATCAACAACTTGTTCTTTCAGTTTCCCTTCTATCACTATGTGCATTTCCTCTTACAACCCTAACCCTTCTAGAAGACTAGCCCTCTTTCACCTTCTTTCTGGTCCTCTTG CTATTCCACAGTCCCAATCTCTGTTATTTGGTGTAAAAGGTTCAGAATTGTTTAGAGTAGCAGAGGCTAATGCAGCAGAGAATCTAATTCAACCAGAGCAAAACTTGTTTGAATGGGTCAAAAATGACAATAGAAGATTCTTACATGTTGTGTACCGTGTTGGGAACTTGGATAAGACTATAAA GTTTTACACTGAGTGCCTTGGCATGAAGCTGTTGAGAAAACGTGATATACCTGAAGAAAGATACACAAATGCTTTTCTTGGATATGGCCCTGAAGATTCCAATTTTA CAGATTATGGAGTGGACAAGTATGACATTGGAAATGGGTTTGGTCATTTGGGTGTTGTAGTTGAAGAT GCCGCCAAGGCAGTTGATCTGATAAAAGCAAAAGGTGGAAAGGTTATCAAGGAACCAGGGCCTGTCAAAGGTGGCAGCACAGTAACTTCTTTCATCCAAGATCCTGATGGTTATGAATTTGAGCTCTTGGAAAGAGGACTTACTTCCGAACCCCTATGCCAAGTGTCACTTCGTGTAGGTGATCTTGACCGTGCCATAGTCTTCTATCAGAAA GCTCTTGGCATGCAACTTCTGCATAGGAAAGACAATCCTGAGCACAAG AATACAGTTGCCACAATGGGGTATGGTCCTGAAGATAAGAACACTGTTCTAGAACTTACATATAACTATGGAATCACTAATTATGACAAAGGAAATGGCTATGGACAG ATTGCAATAGGCACAAATGATGTGTATAAGAGTGCAGAAGCAATCAAACTGTGTGGAGGCAAGATTATCCGTGAACCTGGGCCGCTGCCAGGTATCAACACGAAGATAGCAGTTTGCTTGGACCCTGATGGTTGGAAATTG GTTTTTGTTGATAATGCTGATTTCCTGAAGGAATTAGAGTGA
- the LOC130958210 gene encoding VAN3-binding protein isoform X2, whose product MSSTNSKCSIHQLENIDENAASECTLSSSCPPPETPTESMEFLARSWSLSAMELSKALHYNTNIKPSTTSAENKDSLLNGCCPQILPKDSDETKDLFLLHQAINPEFLSSQNLLRNGLYKSLLRGRTMGRWLKDQKERKKQEIRTHNAQLHAAVSVAGVAAAVAAIAASMASSQEVPNAGQKNNPISSATIASAAALVASHCIEIAEDMGAEHEQILTVVNSAINAKTNGDMMTLTAGAATALRGAATLKARLQKGVGATTFPLVDEKCEEGREANILLALDSVFKGGELLKRTRKGDLHWKQVSFNMNSNLQVIAKMKSKHMAGTFTKKKKCIVTGVCSDVQAWPGREKEDLIEKRAYFGIKTAERIIEFECESKRDKQFWLDGIQYMLNCRAKAA is encoded by the exons A TGAGCTCTACAAATTCCAAATGCTCAATTCATCAGCTAGAGAACATAGATGAGAATGCAGCTTCAGAATGCACACTATCATCATCATGTCCACCACCTGAGACTCCAACAGAGTCTATGGAGTTTCTTGCAAGATCATGGAGTCTCTCAGCAATGGAACTCTCCAAAGCACTTCACTATAACACTAACATCAAGCCTTCCACAACTTCTGCTGAGAACAAGGATTCT TTACTTAATGGATGTTGCCCTCAGATTTTGCCAAAAGATAGTGATGAAACTAAG GACTTATTTTTACTCCATCAAGCAATCAATCCAGAATTCCTTTCCAGTCAAAACTTGCTCAGAAATGGG CTTTACAAGAGTTTGCTGAGAGGAAGGACAATGGGAAGATGGCTGAAGGATCAAAAGGAGAGGAAAAAGCAGGAAATTAGGACTCATAATGCTCAGTTGCATGCTGCAGTATCTGTGGCAGGCGTAGCTGCTGCCGTTGCGGCCATTGCAGCTTCAATGGCATCATCACAAGAAGTGCCTAATGCCGGCCAAAAAAACAATCCCATCAGTTCTGCCACGATTGCATCCGCAGCAGCCTTGGTTGCCTCTCACTGCATTGAGATTGCTGAGGATATGGGAGCTGAACATGAACAAATCTTAACTGTAGTTAACTCTGCCATTAATGCAAAAACCAATGGAGATATGATGACTTTAACAGCCGGAGCGGCCACAG CGTTGCGAGGAGCTGCTACTCTAAAGGCAAGGCTGCAGAAGGGGGTTGGAGCGACGACGTTCCCTCTAGTCGATGAAAAATGCGAGGAAGGAAGAGAAGCAAACATCTTGCTGGCACTGGATTCTGTTTTCAAAGGAGGGGAGCTTCTAAAGCGTACAAGAAAAG GAGATCTTCACTGGAAGCAAGTATCTTTCAATATGAATTCAAATTTACAG GTTATAGCGAAAATGAAAAGCAAGCACATGGCAGGAACATTCACCAAAAAGAAGAAGT GTATAGTCACCGGAGTCTGCAGTGATGTCCAAGCTTGGCCgggaagagagaaggaagacTTAATAGAAAAGAGGGCATATTTCGGAATTAAAACTGCAGAAAGGATAatagagtttgaatgtgagAGTAAAAGAGACAAACAGTTCTGGCTTGATGGGATCCAGTATATGTTGAATTGCCGCGCCAAAGCGGCATAA
- the LOC130958210 gene encoding VAN3-binding protein isoform X3, with amino-acid sequence MLLVSSTNSKCSIHQLENIDENAASECTLSSSCPPPETPTESMEFLARSWSLSAMELSKALHYNTNIKPSTTSAENKDSDLFLLHQAINPEFLSSQNLLRNGLYKSLLRGRTMGRWLKDQKERKKQEIRTHNAQLHAAVSVAGVAAAVAAIAASMASSQEVPNAGQKNNPISSATIASAAALVASHCIEIAEDMGAEHEQILTVVNSAINAKTNGDMMTLTAGAATALRGAATLKARLQKGVGATTFPLVDEKCEEGREANILLALDSVFKGGELLKRTRKGDLHWKQVSFNMNSNLQVIAKMKSKHMAGTFTKKKKCIVTGVCSDVQAWPGREKEDLIEKRAYFGIKTAERIIEFECESKRDKQFWLDGIQYMLNCRAKAA; translated from the exons ATGTTGTTAG TGAGCTCTACAAATTCCAAATGCTCAATTCATCAGCTAGAGAACATAGATGAGAATGCAGCTTCAGAATGCACACTATCATCATCATGTCCACCACCTGAGACTCCAACAGAGTCTATGGAGTTTCTTGCAAGATCATGGAGTCTCTCAGCAATGGAACTCTCCAAAGCACTTCACTATAACACTAACATCAAGCCTTCCACAACTTCTGCTGAGAACAAGGATTCT GACTTATTTTTACTCCATCAAGCAATCAATCCAGAATTCCTTTCCAGTCAAAACTTGCTCAGAAATGGG CTTTACAAGAGTTTGCTGAGAGGAAGGACAATGGGAAGATGGCTGAAGGATCAAAAGGAGAGGAAAAAGCAGGAAATTAGGACTCATAATGCTCAGTTGCATGCTGCAGTATCTGTGGCAGGCGTAGCTGCTGCCGTTGCGGCCATTGCAGCTTCAATGGCATCATCACAAGAAGTGCCTAATGCCGGCCAAAAAAACAATCCCATCAGTTCTGCCACGATTGCATCCGCAGCAGCCTTGGTTGCCTCTCACTGCATTGAGATTGCTGAGGATATGGGAGCTGAACATGAACAAATCTTAACTGTAGTTAACTCTGCCATTAATGCAAAAACCAATGGAGATATGATGACTTTAACAGCCGGAGCGGCCACAG CGTTGCGAGGAGCTGCTACTCTAAAGGCAAGGCTGCAGAAGGGGGTTGGAGCGACGACGTTCCCTCTAGTCGATGAAAAATGCGAGGAAGGAAGAGAAGCAAACATCTTGCTGGCACTGGATTCTGTTTTCAAAGGAGGGGAGCTTCTAAAGCGTACAAGAAAAG GAGATCTTCACTGGAAGCAAGTATCTTTCAATATGAATTCAAATTTACAG GTTATAGCGAAAATGAAAAGCAAGCACATGGCAGGAACATTCACCAAAAAGAAGAAGT GTATAGTCACCGGAGTCTGCAGTGATGTCCAAGCTTGGCCgggaagagagaaggaagacTTAATAGAAAAGAGGGCATATTTCGGAATTAAAACTGCAGAAAGGATAatagagtttgaatgtgagAGTAAAAGAGACAAACAGTTCTGGCTTGATGGGATCCAGTATATGTTGAATTGCCGCGCCAAAGCGGCATAA
- the LOC130958211 gene encoding putative lactoylglutathione lyase isoform X1, which yields MAMAMAMASSSMLSTTCSFSFPSITMCISSYNPNPSRRLALFHLLSGPLAIPQSQSLLFGVKGSELFRVAEANAAENLIQPEQNLFEWVKNDNRRFLHVVYRVGNLDKTIKFYTECLGMKLLRKRDIPEERYTNAFLGYGPEDSNFTVELTYNYGVDKYDIGNGFGHLGVVVEDAAKAVDLIKAKGGKVIKEPGPVKGGSTVTSFIQDPDGYEFELLERGLTSEPLCQVSLRVGDLDRAIVFYQKALGMQLLHRKDNPEHKNTVATMGYGPEDKNTVLELTYNYGITNYDKGNGYGQIAIGTNDVYKSAEAIKLCGGKIIREPGPLPGINTKIAVCLDPDGWKLVFVDNADFLKELE from the exons ATGGCAATGGCAATGGCCATGGCCTCATCCTCAATGTTATCAACAACTTGTTCTTTCAGTTTCCCTTCTATCACTATGTGCATTTCCTCTTACAACCCTAACCCTTCTAGAAGACTAGCCCTCTTTCACCTTCTTTCTGGTCCTCTTG CTATTCCACAGTCCCAATCTCTGTTATTTGGTGTAAAAGGTTCAGAATTGTTTAGAGTAGCAGAGGCTAATGCAGCAGAGAATCTAATTCAACCAGAGCAAAACTTGTTTGAATGGGTCAAAAATGACAATAGAAGATTCTTACATGTTGTGTACCGTGTTGGGAACTTGGATAAGACTATAAA GTTTTACACTGAGTGCCTTGGCATGAAGCTGTTGAGAAAACGTGATATACCTGAAGAAAGATACACAAATGCTTTTCTTGGATATGGCCCTGAAGATTCCAATTTTACAGTTGAGCTTACCTACA ATTATGGAGTGGACAAGTATGACATTGGAAATGGGTTTGGTCATTTGGGTGTTGTAGTTGAAGAT GCCGCCAAGGCAGTTGATCTGATAAAAGCAAAAGGTGGAAAGGTTATCAAGGAACCAGGGCCTGTCAAAGGTGGCAGCACAGTAACTTCTTTCATCCAAGATCCTGATGGTTATGAATTTGAGCTCTTGGAAAGAGGACTTACTTCCGAACCCCTATGCCAAGTGTCACTTCGTGTAGGTGATCTTGACCGTGCCATAGTCTTCTATCAGAAA GCTCTTGGCATGCAACTTCTGCATAGGAAAGACAATCCTGAGCACAAG AATACAGTTGCCACAATGGGGTATGGTCCTGAAGATAAGAACACTGTTCTAGAACTTACATATAACTATGGAATCACTAATTATGACAAAGGAAATGGCTATGGACAG ATTGCAATAGGCACAAATGATGTGTATAAGAGTGCAGAAGCAATCAAACTGTGTGGAGGCAAGATTATCCGTGAACCTGGGCCGCTGCCAGGTATCAACACGAAGATAGCAGTTTGCTTGGACCCTGATGGTTGGAAATTG GTTTTTGTTGATAATGCTGATTTCCTGAAGGAATTAGAGTGA